From Populus trichocarpa isolate Nisqually-1 chromosome 19, P.trichocarpa_v4.1, whole genome shotgun sequence, a single genomic window includes:
- the LOC7494619 gene encoding uncharacterized protein LOC7494619 isoform X3, whose product MVDDLMVCVDRIIVASSCFEPVNNGERERNGSDVVGVEATSKDGNVKESVGSVKGNEEGSSCSLKKVEMVECRICQEEDEVLALEAPCSCNGTLKFAHRKCIQRWCNKKGDITCEICNQVFSPNYSLPPARSNPDVIAIDIRQAWGHHIDLHDSHLLALEHQLLQSEYEDYAVTNTSSLACLRSVALILLIILLLRQALMVTRDSGMVQETSSFFGISLLQFAGFLLPCYVMARSWYIAQSRRRRHG is encoded by the exons ATGGTTGATGATTTGATGGTGTGTGTAGACAGAATCATAGTGGCCTCAAGTTGTTTTGAGCCAGTTAATaatggagaaagagaaagaaatggtaGTGATGTTGTTGGAGTTGAAGCAACAAGTAAGGATGGTAATGTGAAAGAGAGTGTTGGTTCTGTGAAAGGAAACGAAGAAGGGTCTTCATGTTCTTTGAAGAAAGTAGAGATGGTTGAATGTAGGATATGTCAAGAGGAAGATGAGGTTCTTGCTTTGGAAGCTCCTTGTTCTTGTAATGGCACCCTCAAG TTTGCTCATAGAAAGTGCATTCAGAGATGGTGCAACAAAAAAGGTGACATTACCTGTGAAATCTGCAATCAG GTTTTCTCACCAAATTATTCCCTTCCACCAGCCCGCAGCAATCCTGATGTTATAGCAATTGATATAAG GCAAGCGTGGGGCCACCACATTGATCTGCATGATTCTCATCTTCTAGCTCTTGAACATCAATTGCTGCAATCAGAGTATGAGGATTATGCTGTCACTAATACAAGCAGCCTTGCTTGTCTTCGTTCTGTTGCTCTCATT TTGCTTATAATCTTGCTACTCCGCCAAGCTCTAATGGTTACAAGGGATTCAGGGATGGTGCAAGAAACGTCATCATTCTTTGGT ATTTCGCTTCTTCAATTCGCTGGTTTTCTTTTGCCATGCTATGTGATGGCCCGCTCTTGGTACATTGCGCAAAGCCGAAGGAGGAGACAT GGTTAA
- the LOC7494619 gene encoding uncharacterized protein LOC7494619 isoform X2 — MVDDLMVCVDRIIVASSCFEPVNNGERERNGSDVVGVEATSKDGNVKESVGSVKGNEEGSSCSLKKVEMVECRICQEEDEVLALEAPCSCNGTLKFAHRKCIQRWCNKKGDITCEICNQVFSPNYSLPPARSNPDVIAIDIRQAWGHHIDLHDSHLLALEHQLLQSEYEDYAVTNTSSLACLRSVALILLIILLLRQALMVTRDSGMVQETSSFFGFQISLLQFAGFLLPCYVMARSWYIAQSRRRRHG, encoded by the exons ATGGTTGATGATTTGATGGTGTGTGTAGACAGAATCATAGTGGCCTCAAGTTGTTTTGAGCCAGTTAATaatggagaaagagaaagaaatggtaGTGATGTTGTTGGAGTTGAAGCAACAAGTAAGGATGGTAATGTGAAAGAGAGTGTTGGTTCTGTGAAAGGAAACGAAGAAGGGTCTTCATGTTCTTTGAAGAAAGTAGAGATGGTTGAATGTAGGATATGTCAAGAGGAAGATGAGGTTCTTGCTTTGGAAGCTCCTTGTTCTTGTAATGGCACCCTCAAG TTTGCTCATAGAAAGTGCATTCAGAGATGGTGCAACAAAAAAGGTGACATTACCTGTGAAATCTGCAATCAG GTTTTCTCACCAAATTATTCCCTTCCACCAGCCCGCAGCAATCCTGATGTTATAGCAATTGATATAAG GCAAGCGTGGGGCCACCACATTGATCTGCATGATTCTCATCTTCTAGCTCTTGAACATCAATTGCTGCAATCAGAGTATGAGGATTATGCTGTCACTAATACAAGCAGCCTTGCTTGTCTTCGTTCTGTTGCTCTCATT TTGCTTATAATCTTGCTACTCCGCCAAGCTCTAATGGTTACAAGGGATTCAGGGATGGTGCAAGAAACGTCATCATTCTTTGGT TTTCAGATTTCGCTTCTTCAATTCGCTGGTTTTCTTTTGCCATGCTATGTGATGGCCCGCTCTTGGTACATTGCGCAAAGCCGAAGGAGGAGACAT GGTTAA
- the LOC7494619 gene encoding uncharacterized protein LOC7494619 isoform X1 — MVDDLMVCVDRIIVASSCFEPVNNGERERNGSDVVGVEATSKDGNVKESVGSVKGNEEGSSCSLKKVEMVECRICQEEDEVLALEAPCSCNGTLKFAHRKCIQRWCNKKGDITCEICNQVFSPNYSLPPARSNPDVIAIDIRQAWGHHIDLHDSHLLALEHQLLQSEYEDYAVTNTSSLACLRSVALILLIILLLRQALMVTRDSGMVQETSSFFGFQISLLQFAGFLLPCYVMARSWYIAQSRRRRHVYL; from the exons ATGGTTGATGATTTGATGGTGTGTGTAGACAGAATCATAGTGGCCTCAAGTTGTTTTGAGCCAGTTAATaatggagaaagagaaagaaatggtaGTGATGTTGTTGGAGTTGAAGCAACAAGTAAGGATGGTAATGTGAAAGAGAGTGTTGGTTCTGTGAAAGGAAACGAAGAAGGGTCTTCATGTTCTTTGAAGAAAGTAGAGATGGTTGAATGTAGGATATGTCAAGAGGAAGATGAGGTTCTTGCTTTGGAAGCTCCTTGTTCTTGTAATGGCACCCTCAAG TTTGCTCATAGAAAGTGCATTCAGAGATGGTGCAACAAAAAAGGTGACATTACCTGTGAAATCTGCAATCAG GTTTTCTCACCAAATTATTCCCTTCCACCAGCCCGCAGCAATCCTGATGTTATAGCAATTGATATAAG GCAAGCGTGGGGCCACCACATTGATCTGCATGATTCTCATCTTCTAGCTCTTGAACATCAATTGCTGCAATCAGAGTATGAGGATTATGCTGTCACTAATACAAGCAGCCTTGCTTGTCTTCGTTCTGTTGCTCTCATT TTGCTTATAATCTTGCTACTCCGCCAAGCTCTAATGGTTACAAGGGATTCAGGGATGGTGCAAGAAACGTCATCATTCTTTGGT TTTCAGATTTCGCTTCTTCAATTCGCTGGTTTTCTTTTGCCATGCTATGTGATGGCCCGCTCTTGGTACATTGCGCAAAGCCGAAGGAGGAGACATGTATATCTTTGA
- the LOC7494620 gene encoding uncharacterized protein LOC7494620 gives MKTVTGKITDSTPVSISKAASILSKFVSSENGASQALNAYLRRATAAFDELSRLHSKSDRRKHKKDSSLIRSVEASQSELVNNSEQMVKKEVKEEGSVGDEEIESKKEKKRKRKGDLAEQTEKSNGIKKEKAEVEENGSVVDKIEIREEEEKKKRKRKRKSGEVEVKEEREEEEKDGLEEEGQRKKRRRKQVDDN, from the coding sequence atGAAGACGGTGACCGGCAAAATCACAGATTCAACACCGGTGTCAATCTCCAAAGCGGCTTCTATACTCTCCAAGTTCGTATCCTCTGAGAATGGCGCTTCCCAGGCCTTAAACGCTTACCTTCGTCGCGCCACCGCCGCTTTCGATGAGCTGTCACGGCTTCACTCAAAATCCGATCGACGGAAACACAAAAAGGATTCATCTTTGATTCGGAGTGTGGAGGCGAGTCAATCCGAGTTAGTGAATAATAGTGAGCAGATGGTGAAGAAGGAGGTTAAGGAAGAGGGTAGTGTGGGAGATGAGGAGATAGAGAgtaagaaggaaaagaagaggaagaggaagggtGATTTGGCAGAGCAAACTGAGAAGAGCAATGGGATAAAGAAGGAAAAGGCAGAGGTTGAGGAGAATGGGAGTGTGGtggacaaaattgaaattagagaagaagaggaaaagaagaagaggaagaggaagaggaagagtgGAGAGGTAGAGGTAAAGGAGGAGAGGGAGGAGGAAGAGAAGGATGGATTGGAGGAGGAGGGCcaaaggaagaagaggaggaggaaacAAGTGGATGATAATTGA